The Arachis ipaensis cultivar K30076 chromosome B03, Araip1.1, whole genome shotgun sequence region aattttaatgtatatttaattaaaccggttcgaTCCCAGTCCGACCCCGGTTAGAccattgaaccattgaaccagtcacttgatcggttcattgaccggttcggttctcgcaaccttgcctAAACGACGTTGTTTCAAACGCCCCTTTTGGAAATGGATCCTTGTAAATATGATCTCTAATTTTTTATTGctctctctttcatatttatttttagtcccatttataaaattaataatgggagatcacactttactccttcaattgttaaaaaaatttagaaaatctaTTTCCCCCTCCCCCCTTCCCTTTCAATGAAACCCTATTGCCCAAATCTGAGACTGAGTGGAACCCTCTCTATGCTCTCTGCCTCTCTCCATCTCTCGAGCTCGGCACTCAGTAGTCAGTAGTCCCTCACTCACTGGCTTACGGCCTCTCCCCTTACCTCGATAGTCATCactctctgtctctcacagccTCACTTCGTCGCGCTCTCAGTCTCTCACCTCGTCCCCTCACCTTGGTCGTCGTCGTGGTGCCGTGCCCCTGCGTTCGGTTCGTCGGCGGCAGAAGCAGACGGAACCAGTCAAGCAGCAACTGCTCCCTCGGGTGGTGGTCATCGTCAGTCGTCATCTTGTGTCGCGCCAGTCGCGGTGTTCTGACCAGTCAATCAGGTGAGCTCCCTTCAAGTTCAAGTTTTCTACTCTGTTCTTTCACTagaattgttgttgaatctggTGGTTGTTGGCTTGTTGCTGTTGTATTTGGTTTTAGAGTTATTGAACTGGGGAGAATTTGAGTTAGAAACTTAGAATTGTTATTGGGTCTGGTTATTGTTGCTGTTGTATTTGGTTTTAGAGTTGTTGAACTTGAGAAAATTTGAGTTAGAAACTTAGAATTGTTATTGAATCTGGTTAATGTTGCTGTTGTATTTGATTTTAGAGTTGTTGAACACTTGAACTTGAACTTGAGAAAATTTGAGTTAGAATTGTTATTGAATCTGGTTAATCTTTAGAGTTTAGAGTTGTTGCTGAACCTGAGATAATCTTTTTGTTGCTGGATAAGTGGATAGCGTTTGAGTTGAATACTTTGCTGGATAACCTGAGATAAATTTTTTCTTGCTGGATAATGTTTGAGACTGAGTTGAATACTTGCTGAATTTTGTTGTTGCTGGATAATGTTCGAGTTGAATACTTGAATTTTGTTGCTGGATAATGTTTGAATTGAATACTTTGGTGGTTGTTACTGTGATGCTTAAAACTCACTTAGGTAAACAAATTGGTTGCTGaaaatcttttatttcttttgctagaattttaaaaatgtctTCATCTCAAACACCATGAGAAACACCACCATCTCAAGAACAAGCATCATCAGCAACTCCTGATCTTACCACTAAAAGAGTTTACAATAATAGAGGGAAGACTGATCCTGTTTGGGGTCATTATAAACAAATTgtggaaaaataagaaaaaatcacTATGATGTGCATATATTGTGACAAATTAGTTATGtttaaaaattgatattagattattaatgtttgtaaagacttgcattttaaattttaagacattattttaattttatttatataattttatattttttaattataaccgAGTTAACCGGGTAAATCAGTGACCCATTGGTTGAACCGACCGGTTGGTGAATCAGTGACCCATCAGTTGAACCGGTGACTCAGTCATATGACCGGGTTgattaccggttcggttctgataactatggttTTATCCAAAAAATGAGCCACAATAAGGAGAAAGGatctaaactaaaataaaattgatatattaaaaaaaaaagatcacgCTAATATTAagttataaaaaataaagaaacaaaaacagaaaacGACGTAGTTTTTATTCCTCTCACTGTGTTAGTGCCTCATTCTTGCACAAAACACACTTCACAGTTCACACACAAGCAGAAGCAGCTCTGCTCACACATTTCGGCGCGCGTCTCGTCATGGACTCGTGGTTTCTCGTTCGCAGATTCATCTGCTCGCCCCTGGTTCCTGTGCcgtcatctttttaattttctgtaataATAATTACTTGATTTaggtttttaaattttagataaacaTGATTGCCTGATTTATTAATTAGATTCTAAATTTAGGATTTTAATTATGCAATAATAGTCAAACGTTCTTGTTGTTTCAGTTTCCATTTGCAGGTTATTTAGCTTGTATGCAATAGGAGTTGGCCTGTGTCTCTCATTGATATTGTTAATTGTTAATGATGGATTCAATTCATTTTTGCAGATATTCTAAACATTGTTATTGAATTCAATTACATACATGCTAATTTATTTCAAACATAAGAATTTCAGtcaaaattttattcaatttCTTCTCATGTGTAGTGTGAACTCCATTCTTCGATTTGCAGATGCAAGATGAAAGCGAGGGTTGTTTGTAGGAAAATCTATGATTACATACGCTATGATCTCAAAGAGATTGCTTTCCCATCGTCTTTGCCTGACCCTCCTAACATTAAAAAGCGTCGCAAATTGACCTGGGACCAGCGTATTTGGGTAATTTTGTTTATATTACTGTTGGAAACTTTCAAGTGTATCATGGAATCAGGTATTCCAATGGTTTTAGCCATTgatttcaaatatatatatattttatgacTGAGATCATTGACTGAAACCACTGAAACACGTGATTCCGTGGTACACTTGTGGAAACCTTTTGCATTTATCTCAATTCGGTACATTGTTTTTTAATCATGCAGTGGGCTCATGATTTTTCCTTTTAGTTAATGTTATTAATGTTTTGAGTAGACAAAGATGCAATTTTGGAGAACCATACTATAGACTAGAGTTAATTGAACTGGTGAAACTTGGCCGTTGGTAACTTACTAGTTGCACTGTAACATTCAATCTTCAGGTTTTAAAGAGAGCTGCTAGGCTTTATGCCGCAAGCTGGGTTCGCGACATTGGTCCTGATCTTCGGCCAGCACATTATAAGAAGGATGAAATGATCGAAGAACCCAATGATGAAAAGAAACCTGCTAAAGGAAGAGAGCCTTCAACACTGGAGGATCTTGGTACCATCTCTTTCTTTCCCAAGTTTATATTAACATCATTATCTTGTTTGGAATCTGATAGCTTTCCAAAACTAAGATTACAGTTACATACTAGTTTCTAGCTTGTGTAAATGTGTGATTGAGTGAATTatttatactatatatatatattatctctTCTTGTAAATTAATGAGTTATCGCAGAAAGGTAAACTACATAGAGCTTAGAAGCCTAATAATATACCAAGAGAGATTAGTTATAGTAATCAATGATGCTGCTGAGTGAGCCATCCCTTGCCATTGATTCAGCATTAGAACTCTCTGTTCTTGCTATTTGTGCAAATTTGAAACTGCTGTTTTCGGTAGCTTTCTGCCATTGATTTGAAGAATGAGTTTGAGATGGTGATTTTCACAAAACACATGGATCTTTTACTGGAAAACATTCAGCTGTAGCCGCCAGAGGTGGAATGGAGACTCTCAGACCTGCCTTGCAGCGCGTGTACATGACCAGAGCTTCTGCATACAGAGATGCTCTTAAAAGCTTCATAGTAGGTTACCAAGAAGGTGTTCAACAAGTAATGGAAAAGAAAGAAGATTCCAAAAGTCAAGAAGATGCTGATGTGCCCAAAAAATCAACTTGAAATTTCTTGTGTCGAGCAGCAGcagcatcaacaacaacaaagcttGGTCGACTACATAGATCAAACCACGTCATTGACCTCTATCATGTATCAAGTCATAATGAGTTTGTTTACGCATAGAATTTTTTGACCACCTCAAGTATAGTAAATTTCTTGTATCAAGCAATGCTATTTTTCACTCTTATTTAAACACAACTTTGCAGAAGTTGCCAACTTTATCTTGAACTAAAGGTTTTGATGTACAAAGTACATTGTACTGAACAGATATAATTGAGCATTCCAAAATAGTGAAATGCTTGATTGGACACTTATACCCTTCATATTCTACAGTACACTCCTACCAAAATAATCTTGCTATCAGTTGTATACTCTGAGGTTGATTTTATAGATGTATTATTACATTAGTATTTTGATTATCCACTATATCAAAAATCATATAACTGATATTTAATTGGACAAATAgtgtaaaatttttgaaataatatGAATTCATAAGAAATTGATTTTAATGTATGTTTAGTTTTTTAGCTTTATAGAGGCAAATTTAACTACACTTAAATCGACTAATCATTACCTCAATAATAAGGAGAAAGGATTTTAATGGAAAACTAAAATGatattgatatatttttattGATGGGATACTATGTACATAAAAAATTGATCACATTAATATTAAGTTATAGaaaaatttcaattcaatttactcAATACATTatgaaaaaattttttgtgtAATAATTGTATACTGTTTTTGGCGCATCCATGCCTTATATCTACCAATGTATCAAACAAATAATGTATAATATGGTATGAAGTATTGAGACTTTGCTGAGTTTTGTGTGTGAGTGTTCAACATGCGGACATATTTTGGATACGACATTCATCGACATTCGTTCGACACGCGTTGCTGTGTTCAAccatgtcttaataaaaaaaaattttcggatACGTTTAgatacacctaaataccatcacttGCCGGCAGGTCCAAtattattcttaacatgtatttttaaaataaatttagaaatagtatatattattatttattaaaataaaatatcaaaatatcattttgttttatctaaaaaatattttatattttatatgtatgcgtattttgtgtcttataaaatttttaaaattcgcGTATTGGTATATCCCATGTCATGTCGTGTCCGTATCAGTGTCTGTGCATCATAGATAATATCTAATAAAATTAGCTATAAATTTGTAAtacttaatttaaaattaaaatggtACTTAAAATTTGGAAAGTAATAATAAAATTGACCATTTCTTAGTCGTGCTAATGTCAACCATTCTCTCCGGTCCCTCATCAAATATCTGACCCCAATTAACAGTTGTTGCCCGATTGATTATTAATATTTTCCTAAGAATTCAGAAATCAGATACAATAATTCAAGTATTCGTCATTTATAATTATTCTTTCAAATGATCAAATCTTCAGATCCGNNNNNNNNNNNNNNNNNNNNNNNNNNNNNNNNNNNNNNNNNNNNNNNNNNNNNNNNNNNNNNNNTCATTCACTCAAATAAATACTTCaacaataatttaatataattcaaTATAATGTTCTTCCAACAATAACATAATAATATactaaaagaaaagttaaaacaataataataatacatatatatttttactttCGATTAGCTCGcttaataaaaagaaaagtaaaaactCTTAATATAGTTTCatattactcataaatttcacTTGAATGATACTATTATAATATTTATttgaataaattatcatttgtaccTATAAAAGATACAGATGCTGACAAATATacccatataaaaataaaatgacaaTTATAACTACGGAAGATGGCTTCTGTGTGCCAAAAGTACCCGGACGTTGGTTACACAATTGGTCCGTTAGGGTATTCTTGGCACACGGAAGCTATCTTCCGTGGTACAATTgttgttttattcttatatggatacATTTGTCAGGATTTGTATCTTTCATGAatacaaatgataatttattctatttatttatataattgaatatattaattttttaatcccTAAGTTATTTTTAACAACTCCAACTCATATCTCTACAAGGTTCTAGCATAGCAAGATAGTAACTTATTTTACTGCTTTATAAATATGCCAACATATGACATAATTGTGATAAACTCTAGCTACAAACTTTAATTATCCTTTTTGCAATTTTACCAATTTTAACTTGTTaaacttatattttttttatttttatcaatacTGATAAATTCAATCTGACCTTCTTTTAGACACTTGAATATAAAttatcatattaaaaattttataattttttagcaACTTAGTTATTGGTAATTGATAGACTTAGTTTAAGTTCTAGCAATCTATTTACATAACTATTTTTATAATGTAATAgaaattaatatttatataattaacTTATCATCAATCTCTTAATTTCTCacattaaattatatataaaagaatATCATGAAAAATGTTAATTTATATCAAGATTTTAAATTCTAATATATTTGATGTcttatatttgtttttatttcatacattttagTTTATAGTCAATTTCATATCATTATATTGCAACTAACTATttggaaaataaattttataattctaATTAGTTTTTATAAAATTGTTTTCCGTGTATAGTCATATAAGGAATTAATAGTCTTGAATAATTCGAATAGATAATGGGCTTGTTTGGTTGAGTttctaaaaagatattttttttagttatctttttttaaaagatcttatggaaaaataaaagtaattttatgttaggGTATTTTAtgcaaaaagatatttttatctatcaattatgtttggatataacaatataaaagtactttttgtttatttattacataaaaaacatcttttttttaaagaaaaaagatcttttaaaaaaagatgtaaattacagcttctcaaaaaagatgtttttctgatttttctagtacttttacttttactactcgaaatttgtcaaacacgctaaaaaataaaaataaaatcattttttattaaaaaaaaaatcttttttttatcaaaataatgacttctAAACAAACACAGTATATCATTCTAATTTATCCATAGAACCACCTTGCCATATCTGGTTATATATGGAAGTAATAATCATAATATCATTCAAATAAGCAATATATCATACTcatttaaaagattttttataaTGAAGTTTGAATACTAATTATATTTATGGGTGTAAAGACTAAAAACATCGTATAAAAACCGAAAATTTCTTATATGTTCATAAATGaatgaagttaaaaaaaaaaaggataaatttCATTTTTAATTGTCATCATTTGAGTTTTCTTATACTAAAAATGCTATAGAATTTGAGCAAGATTacatttattaatatattttttaaaattggactaaataaattttataaataataaacgACTTTTAtttagagaaaataaataaaattttaaaattggactAAATAATTTTATAGAAACACTTGACTagacatttttaaattattttattttctaccaCAAGATTACAATTTTGATTTTTGTACTTCTTTTTGCACGGCGCAGTTTAAATctaattttaagaataaaaaatatatatatacaccatGAAAATGACAGAAAAGTAGAGACATATCACATGGGAATAGGAAACAATTGAAGCAagctctaatttttttaaaatgttttaattatttattttaatttaattttatataaacgcAGTTGAAAACTAAAGACTTTCGGACAGCTCAGAGATATCACTACAGACACATTCCAAGAACAGGATGAGGGCTTCCGCATGGTAGCGCCGCCGCATGTTGCAAATTTtccatttttaaaagaaagtatTCAGACAAAGAAAGATTCGgagtgaaaaaaagaaaaaaaatctcaCCTTGGTTGAGTTCCAGCAACTTCATCATCCTCTGTGAGTGTCTGCAAATGTTCAAGTTCCTTTTTTGCACTTGCACTTGCACCACCCACTTTACTCTCTGAACCCCAAAGGTCTTAACTTTTTGGCCCCCTCTTcatttttcatatttattttgcttttttaTGTTCATTTTCTTATCTGGGTATGTTTATTTTGCATATTTTTTCCCCAAAGAGAGAGGTATGTATGTATTGTACTGATAGCTCAATACAATGTTAGGCTTCTTGGATTGTTTGTTGATAGTGTCTTGCTAGTTCAATATAATGTTATACTCTTGGGTTTTGTTTCACTTTTCCATTAACATTTAGTAGATAAGGATAGAGGGTGTGTGTAGCTGAAAGCTTTTTGCTTTGTGGGTATGCCTATGTTGCATTCCACATACTCTCATTGTGACTAGGGAATTGCacatttttttcatatttatttttataatttaatacttAATTACTgaggattttgttaattttaatttcaaacacAGGATATAGTTCAAGTATATATTGCTAATATGAAGGATTGTTGGTTTTTGGACAACAATTTGAATGGGGTATCGGATGAAGCTTTTGATGTGGTGGGGTTTTTTGATTTCCCAATAGAAGATGTGGAAGATGATGCTGTGGAGGAGGATTGGGGTGCTCAGTTTAAACAACTTGAAGAGCCATCTCTTGGTGTGTTTTCGGTATCACCATCCGGACTGAGTGATAAAACTG contains the following coding sequences:
- the LOC107629229 gene encoding uncharacterized protein LOC107629229 isoform X1, whose amino-acid sequence is MECQQFGGVNSLTSSRSQSLTSSPHLGRRRGAVPLRSVRRRQKQTEPVKQQLLPRVVVIVSRHLVSRQSRCSDQSIRCKMKARVVCRKIYDYIRYDLKEIAFPSSLPDPPNIKKRRKLTWDQRIWVLKRAARLYAASWVRDIGPDLRPAHYKKDEMIEEPNDEKKPAKGREPSTLEDLAVAARGGMETLRPALQRVYMTRASAYRDALKSFIVGYQEGVQQVMEKKEDSKSQEDADVPKKST
- the LOC107629229 gene encoding uncharacterized protein LOC107629229 isoform X2 — protein: MKARVVCRKIYDYIRYDLKEIAFPSSLPDPPNIKKRRKLTWDQRIWVLKRAARLYAASWVRDIGPDLRPAHYKKDEMIEEPNDEKKPAKGREPSTLEDLAVAARGGMETLRPALQRVYMTRASAYRDALKSFIVGYQEGVQQVMEKKEDSKSQEDADVPKKST